A genomic region of Pseudopipra pipra isolate bDixPip1 chromosome W, bDixPip1.hap1, whole genome shotgun sequence contains the following coding sequences:
- the LOC135404915 gene encoding olfactory receptor 14J1-like produces the protein MAQFLLLALADRRELQLLHFWLFLAISLAALLANGLILSAVACDHHLHTPMGFFLLNLSLTDLGCICTTVPKAMHNSLHNTTTISYKGCAAQLFFFYFFMSVEFSLLTIMCYDRYVAICKPLHYRTLLGSRACAHMAAAAWATGFLYSLLHTANTFSLPLCQGNALGQFFCEIPHILKLSCSHSGYLRELGLMVFSACLLFGCFIFIVFSYVQIFRAVLRIPSEQGRQKAFSTCFPHLAVVSLFLSTVLFSHLKPPSISFPSLDLVVSVLYSVVPPALNPLIYSLRNQELRDVIRKMVMMFFRSNQLHLLFCRTLIV, from the coding sequence atggcccagttcctcctcctggcattggcagacaggcgggagctgcagctcctgcacttctggctcttcctggccatctccctggctgccctcctggccaacggcctcatcctcagcgccgtagcctgcgaccaccacctgcacacccccatgggcttcttcctgctcaacctctccctcacagacctgggctgcatctgcaccactgtccccaaagccatgcacaattccctccataacaccacaaccatctcctacaagggatgtgctgcacagctctttttcttttacttcttcatGTCAGtagagttttccctcctcaccatcatgtgctacgaccgctacgttgccatctgcaaacccctgcactacaggaccctcctgggcagcagagcttgtgcccacatggcagcagctgcctgggccactggctttctctattcactgctgcacacagccaatacattttccctgcccctgtgccagggcaatgccctgggccagttcttctgtgaaatcccacacatcctcaagctctcctgctcacactcaggctacctcagggaacttGGGCTCATGGTTTTTAGTGCCTGTTTACTGTTcggttgtttcattttcattgttttctcctatgtgcagatcttcagggctgtgctgaggatcccctctgagcagggacGGCAAAAAGCCTTTTCCACTTGCTTCCCccacctggccgtggtctccctgttcctcagcactgtgTTGTTTTCCCAtctgaagcccccctccatctccttcccATCTCTGGATCtggtggtgtcagttctgtactcggtggtgcctccagcattgaaccccctcatctacagcctgaggaaccaggagctcagggatgTCATAAGGAAAATGGTGATGATGTTTTTCAGGAGCAATCAACTGCATCTTTTGttctgcagaacactcattGTGTAA